Below is a genomic region from Caballeronia sp. SBC1.
GATGTCCTGCCACTGGTTGCCCGACTGCTCGTGCGGCAACTCGATGTTCAGCCCCACCGACGGCGACTTTCCCGCATGGGCGCCCTTGTTGGCCGCCTCCATGATGCCGGGGCCGCCGCCGGAGATGACGGCGAAGCCGGCGTCGGAGAATTTTTGCGCGATCTCTATGGTGAGCTGGTAGTACGGCGACTCCGGTTTCAGGCGCGCCGAACCATAGATGCTGATGGCAGGGCGGATCTCCGACAGGTACTCGGTCGCCTCGATAAACTCTGCCATAATCGTGAACATCTGCCACGATGCGCGGGCCTTCTTGGCCGTCGCGCGCTCTTGATCTGCGAGCGATCGCAGACTCGGAATCACTTTTCTTTTGTTCATAATGCCTGAAGAACTTAATCTTGAAGGTAAGACCCTGCTATTGGTCGACGGATCCAGCTATCTCTATCGGGCCTACCACGCCATGCCGGATTTGCGCGGGCCTGACGGCGGTCCAACCGGCGCGCTGTATGGAATGATCAACATGCTGCGGCGGTTGCGAAAGGACATCAATGCAGAGTATAGCGCGTGCGTATTCGACGCCAAGGGCAAGACATTTCGCGACGACTGGTACCCGGATTACAAGGCAAACCGGCCGTCCATGCCTGATGACCTCTCGAAACAGATAGAGCCCATCCACGTGATCGTGCGAGCGCTCGGCTGGCCGCTGGTGATGATCGAGGGCGTGGAGGCCGACGACGTCATTGGCACGCTTGCGGTTGCCGCCGAAAAGCGCGGCATGAAAGTGGTCGTGTCGACCGGGGACAAGGATCTGGCGCAGCTTGTGACGGATCATGTCACCCTCATCAATACGATGTCCAACGAGACGCTCGATCGCGCCGGGGTGCTGGGTAAGTTCGGCGTGCCGCCTGAGCGGATCGTCGACTATCTCTCGCTCATCGGCGATACGGTCGATAACGTACCGGGTGTCGAAAAGTGCGGGCCGAAGACGGCGTTGAAATGGCTTGCACAATACGAAACCCTTGATGGCATCGTGGCACACGCGGACGAAATAAAAGGTGCGGTGGGAGACAATCTGCGCAAGGCTTTGCCGTTCCTCCCCCTGGCGAAAAGGCTGGTTACCGTACAGACGGAATGCGACCTGACGGAGCA
It encodes:
- a CDS encoding TIGR00730 family Rossman fold protein, which translates into the protein MNKRKVIPSLRSLADQERATAKKARASWQMFTIMAEFIEATEYLSEIRPAISIYGSARLKPESPYYQLTIEIAQKFSDAGFAVISGGGPGIMEAANKGAHAGKSPSVGLNIELPHEQSGNQWQDISLRFRHFFTRKVTFVKNSDAVVVMPGGFGTLDEMAEVLTLIQTKKSRHVPIVLVGAEFWEGLLAWFRNTLVPTGVISAKDLDLMQVIDDPDQVLEAVLQFYEDRETAEEQPAEGKSDEDRMFYL